A region of the Candidatus Atribacteria bacterium ADurb.Bin276 genome:
TCTGGTACCACGAAAGTAGCACGAGGGTCTATTCTGAAAAGCTTCGGGCCTGATAAATCAAGCTCCTACCAAAGATTTTAAAATTGTAAGAGAGGCACGCAATACTATTTACTCCCACCAGTAAAACCCTTCCCAACCATAATTATTGAGGAGTTCGCGGGCTTCTTTTTCAGTTTCGCAATTAACCGAAATAAGCAGGCCTTCGGGTTTTAACGAGTCGATAACCAGGGTTACCTCATCGGGATTACAATAGACGATGATGGCTTTTCCATTGGCTTGAATTTTTTTATAGAGAGGAATCCACTTGGCTACTCCTGCAACACTTTCGCTGGCACCAGCGACCCATTGAATAGCATTTAGTTTGGGGATGTCTAAAATCATATCCAGATGGTGAAGAGCGTCTTTCCCATCTAAATGATAGATGGAGTAGTCTAAATAATTGATTTCTTTGACCAATTCTTCCAGGAAGAACTCCCGATACATATCGGTCGAAATCATCAGAGAGAGGTCATTTTCCACCGGATAAAACTTCCCTGGTGCCCAGAGATTTATCCAAGCAGTCGTTCCTTCTTGTTGGTTTTTAATCAGGTTGTAATAAGTATCCTCATAAACCCGAACCCAAACTTTCCAAAGCAATTCCATGGCTTTTTTGACTCCTTGGGAATTTTCCACCAAATCAAGACATAGATTCTGGGGGCTGCCGCGGAGAACTGCCAGAGAATCCATGCTGGGGTGAATATCGGTTGCTCCTATGAAAAATTCTCCTTGAGAAAGCTGGCCAGCATAGCGGATAAATTCACGGGTTTTTTGCCAATAAGGATTGTCTTCATTGATCTGTAATCGGGAGAGGTTAGAATAATCGGTTAAAACCGGGTTACCCCATTTTGCCCAGGAAACTGAAATAACATCCTCTTTAATAAAGGAAGGTCCTGTGGCAACCGGTGGAAAAAGATCGGAAAATTCCATTTCTGCTCCCAAATAGGCGGAAAAAACATCGGTTCCAAAGTTGGGGAAATAACAGGGGAAGGCTAAACCTCCGTAAAAAGTAGCTCGGAGTATCTCCCTGGCATTTTTAATGATCTTCTCGGTATCAAATTTTTCTTTTTCAAGGATCCATAAATGTTTTCCAAAGAGAGCTTTTTGTGATCGAGGATCGTCCTTGGGGGCTGATACCCAAAAGGGGATTCGTCCAATGAAATCGTTGTTCCACCAGTGGAGATAATATTTTTTGACGGTTTCCCACAGTTCTTGTTTCATTTCCCTTTTCCTCCATGATTAATATTTTACCGCTCCGGCGGTTAATCCTCGAACCAGGTATCTTTGTGTGGCAAAAGTGATGATAATAGATGGAATCATTAAAATGGTAGCCATTGCAGTTAAACCTTGCCAGTCGACTTGAACAAATCCAATGAATTCTGAAATCACCACCGGTAAGGTTTTGGTGGAAGCTCGGGTGAGAACTAAGGCGAAAAGAAATTCATTCCAGGACCATACAAAAGAGAGAATCGCAGCTGCTGCCAGACCGGGTGCTACGCTGGGAAGCATAATTCGGTTAAAGAGCTGCCAGCGGCTGCAACCATCAATTAAAGCGGCGTCATCTAAATCTCTAGGAATTTGGCGGAAAAAGCCGGCCAGCATAAAAACAATAAAGGGTAATCCATAGGTGGCGTGGGCAAATACCAAAACCTGACGAGTGTCGACCAAACCCAAACGGGAGGCGAATAAAAAGAATGAAGGTAGGAGAGCAATAGGCGGAAACATCCGAGCTGAGATGATTGCTAACGATAT
Encoded here:
- the sugB_13 gene encoding Trehalose transport system permease protein SugB, which codes for MRKPVTYKKILFWILFYFVLICVILFFIFPIFWIATTSLKQRVDVYTEKPVLIFRATWENYQRVFELQDFSRYLLNSLIVAGSVTLIIMYFGALAAYALTRWRFAGYNWISLAIISARMFPPIALLPSFFLFASRLGLVDTRQVLVFAHATYGLPFIVFMLAGFFRQIPRDLDDAALIDGCSRWQLFNRIMLPSVAPGLAAAAILSFVWSWNEFLFALVLTRASTKTLPVVISEFIGFVQVDWQGLTAMATILMIPSIIITFATQRYLVRGLTAGAVKY